ATATAGAATTAATAGATAAAATGACCTTAGAGGAAAAAGCATCTTTAATGTCTGGTAAGGATTATTGGCAATCCCAGGATATTGAACATTTAGGCATATTTAGTATGTTTTTAGCCGATGGTCCCCATGGTATTAGAAAACAGGCTGTATCATCCCAGCAGATGGGGTTAAATAGGGGAATCCCTGCTACTTGTTACCCTACAGAAGCAACAGTAGCCAATAGTTGGAACGAGGATTTAGGTGAGTGGGTTGGATCTTACCTTGGAAAAGAGGCTGTATCACAAAAAGTAAATGTTTTATTAGGCCCTGGACTTAATATGAAAAGGAACCCTCTGTGTGGAAGGAACTTTGAATACTTTAGTGAAGACCCTTTCTTAGCAGGAAAACTGGCTGCCGCCTATGTCAGGGGGATTCAATCCCAGGGGATCTCTGCCTGTGTGAAGCACTTTTGTGCAAAAAATCAGGAAGAGAGAAGTATGTCTATTGATACGATAATTGATGAACGTGCCTTAAGGGAGATCTATTTAACAGCTTTTGAGATTGCAGTAAAAGAGGGTAGTACAAAGGCCCTTATGTCCTCTTATAATAAGTTAAACGGTACATACACAAATGAAAATACCCATATTATGCTAGATATTCTTAGGGGTGAATGGGACTATTCTGGTTGTGTTATTACCGACTGGGGTGGAAGTAACGATAGGGTTAAAGGACTAATTGCAGGTAATGAGTTAGAGATGCCTTCTAACAATGGAGAGACTGATCGAATAATTGTTAATGCTGTTAAAAGTGGAGAACTTGATGAGGCTATTTTAGATAGTTGTGTTGATAGACTTTTAGATTTGACTTTTACTACCGAGAAGATATTTGATAAGGGGCATGTCTCCTTTGATATAGAGAAGCATCATAGGATTTCCCAGAAAATGGCTGAAGAGTCTATTGTCTTATTAAAAAATGATGAAGGAATACTCCCTATTAACTTTGATAAAAAAGTCGCAGTAATTGGAGACTTTGCCAGGGATGCAAGGTACCAAGGTTCCGGTTCTTCTAGGGTTAATCCTACTATTTTAGACTCTACTCTTGAGTGTTTTGATGAATCTGGTATTAGAAGTGTAGGTTATGCTCCTGGATTTAAAAGATATGGTCAGTGTAGTAAAAAACTTATGAAGGAAGCATGTGACTTAGCTACAAAAGCAAATGTTGTACTACTCTACCTAGGTTTAGATGAGGCAACTGAGACCCAAGGATTAGATCGAACCAGTATGAGTCTCCCTAGAAATCAAGTTGATCTATTAGAACAATTATATAGTGTAAATAAAAATATTGTTGTTATTTTATCAAGTGGTGCGGCAATAGAGATGCCGTGGATCGGAATGGCTAAGGGGTTATTACATGGATATCTAGGTGGTCAAGCTGGGGCCAGGGCAATTCTAAGAGTAATATCTGGGGATGTTAACCCATCAGGTAAATTAGCTGAGACATATCCTATTAATTATATAGATGTTCCATCATCAACAAACTTTCCAGGAAAAGAGGTCTCTGTTGAGTATAGAGAGTCACTTTTTATTGGATATAGATATTTTGATACTAATAATATAGATGTTCTATTTCCATTTGGTTTTGGGCTTAGTTACACAACCTTTGAATATTCTAATCTAAGGGTTGAGGAAGACTGTGTACTCTTTGATGTAACTAATAGTGGTGCGTATCCTGGAATGGAGATCTGCCAACTATATATCGGTTGTGAGTCTAAACTTATTTTTAGACCAAAGAAGGAGTTAAAAGGTTTCAAAAAAATATTTATCAATCCAGGGGACACTAAGAGGGTTAGAATCCCCTTTGATGATAAGACCTTTAGATACTTTAATATTAAAACAGATAGTTGGGAGATTGAGAGTTCTAATTATAATGTTTTTATAGGTGCTTCTATTAGTGATATTAGGTTAACAGGAAGTTTATATGTTCTAGGAACTGATGCTCCTCTTCCTTATAATAGTGTTGATCTTCCATCATATTTTAATGGGAGGGTTGGAAATGTTAGTAGTTCTGAGTTTGAGAAACTTCTTGGTTACAAGCCTCCTGAATCAAAATGGGATAGAAAAAAGGATTTAGAGTATAATGATACCTTATCCCAGTGTAGATATGCTCGTAGTTTATTGGCTCGGTTTGCCTACTGGTGTATTGTTTTTACCCACTGGTTTCTAAAAAAGATATCTAGAAGAAATGAAGCTAACTTAATAATGATGTCTGTTTACAATATGCCTTTTAGAGGTATTGCAAGAATGACTGGTGGCTCTATAAGTATGGGAATGTTAGATGGTATTCTGTTAATAGTTAATGGGCATTTTTTTAAAGGTATTAATAAATTTTTAAAAGAGAGAAAGAAAAATAGATGAAAGAGTATGATTTTTTAATTGTTGGCTCTGGTCTCTATGGCGCAGTGTTAGGGCATGAGCTTAAAAGAGCTGGAAAAAAATGCTTAGTTATTGATAAAAGGGAACATATTGGTGGAAATATCTATACAGAAAAAAGTCATGATATTTATGTTCATAAATATGGAGCCCACATATTTCATACTAATAATAAGAGTGTTTGGCACTATATAAATAGGTTTTCTGAGTTTAATAGATATATAAATAGTCCTATTGCAAACTACAACGGGGAGATTTATAACCTACCATTTAATATGAATACCTTTTATCAGATGTGGGGAGTCTCAAAGCCTGAAGATGCAAAAAAAATTATAGAGGATCAGCAAAAAAGTGACTTCTTTGATAATCCTAAAAACCTAAAAGAGCAGGCTATAAATTTAGTTGGTAAGGATATATATAAGAAACTAATAGAGGGATACACCCAGAAACAGTGGGGTAGACCATGTGAGGAGCTTCCAACCTTTATTATTAAAAGACTTCCTGTTCGTTATACATATGATAATAACTATTTTAACTCAAAATATCAGGGAATTCCTGAGTATGGTTATACTAAAATAATAGAGAGTATGTTAGAAGGGATTGAGGTTAAACTTAATACAGACTACTTAGAGAAGAGGGAGTATTGGGATAACATAGCTACAAAGGTGATCTACACTGGTCCAATAGATGGTTATTTTGATTATAAATTAGGGGCTCTTGAGTATAGAAAGGTAAGTTTTGATACTAAGGTTTTAGATAAAAGTAATTTCCAGGGGAATGCTGTGGTCAATTATACAGATTCACAAACTCCATATACAAGAATTATTGAGCATAAACACTTTAACTTTATAGAGTCTGATAAAACTGTTATTAGTTATGAGTACAGTGATGAGTGGTCTATAGGGGATGAACCTTACTACCCTGTTAATGATGAAAAAAATAATATGCTATATCTAAGGTATAAAGAGCTTGGAGATAGGATAGAAAACTTAATCTTTGGTGGAAGGTTAGGTGAGTATAAGTATTACGATATGGATGTAACTATTGAGTCTGCTTTAAAAAAAGCTAAAGAGTTAATATAAAAAAAAGGCTGTTGAAAGTCATAATGACTTTTACAACAGCCCCTTTTTATTTATCAGCCTCCATAACCACCAATAGAAGGGTAGTTTAATCCGTAGCCTGTCTCAAACGTAGGGTTTGGAGTATCGTTAGGAACATCTCCTAACTGTTGGCTTAAAGACTCCCATGTACTTGGGATCTCAAAGGGAAGTCTTCCTTCAGGTTTGTTTCCACCTTGGAAGAATACAACATCAAGGAATGCCTTATCTGTTGCTGCAAAGTCAATTATCATACCATCAATATCATCTAGGAAGCCAGAAATAATCCCTGGTCTAGAGTCTGTCATACCAATAATAACTTTAAGATCTGGGTTTCCAGCTTTAGCCTTTAATGCTCTCTCTAAAGCGGCCTTACTATCTGAGTATCCTAGGTATGTCATATAACCCTGTCCAATCATTCCTGAACCTGTTAGGTTACTCCAGTCATCAAAAACCCACGGTCCAAAATTACCATAAGCTTCACCTGGGTTTGTAGTTACTTTTACAAGTTCATCAGTGTATGTTTTATTCTCTCTATCGTAAACATATACAGGATCATCATAGTTTAAAGGTGTTGCTCCTGTTGTTCCAAAATATGTAGCTCCTCTAGAGAATATTCTAGTAATCGCAACATCGGCATCTTTTATGTTGTCTACAAAGTTAATATTTAAATACTGTGAATCTGTTGATACAGCTTTACTTTTTCCTTGACCACTATCTGCATTAGGGTATGCACTGTCAAAATATACATCAACTTTACCATTACCATTTAAATCTACAGCGTTTATATAGGTTTCATCTGTTCCATTAATAGGAAGAATAGGGCTATTTTCTGCAACATCAATACTTTTAACTAGTGTCATAGCTTTTTTCATTGCAGATTCAGCCGCATCGTTTCTCTCTTTATATAGAGGACCGTTTGGATCCCAGAATTTTTCTGCTATATCTAAATTGATATATGGGTTTTCAAAAAGACCTAATTTGAATTGTAGTTCTAACGCTCTAGTTGCGGCTGTATTTATAACATCTTCAGATATTAAACCAAACTCAAACGCTTCTTTCCATAGTTCTGTAAAGTCTTTTCCACCATATTGATAAGTTCCAGCATTTAACATCTCAGCTAAAATTTCTGGTTTCTCTTTAATATTCTCATGACCCCATGGACTAGATGTTCCAATCCCCCAGTCTGATAGAACAGCACCTTTGAAACCAATTCTTGTTTTTAGTAGATCTGTCATTATTTTGGTAGAGAAAGCTGCACCTTCATCAATAGGTTTCCCGTTAACAATATCTTTATACTCTTCTACATCGATAATACTGTAACATGCCATTGTTGCTGCAGCTCCAGCTTCAACAGCCGCTATAAAAGGTTTTAAATGTTCTTCCAGGTTATTTCCAGGGAACAGGCTATACTTACCCGCTTCTGTATGGCTATCCATACCCTCTTCAACTGAACCAGATCCAGGTATATGTTTTACTGTTGTTGCCATACCCCATGGTTTTAGCTCGCTTCCACCCTGCATTGCTTGAATAAGAACCTTAATATGTTTTGCTGTTAAATCACCATTAGAGTGAATAACCTGGGAAATCCTTGCCCATCTAGGATCTGTTGCAATATCTGCCTGGGGTCCTAATAACATCTGATGTCCTGCCATTCTCATCTCTGCAGCGACAGTTTCTCCAAATATTTTAGTAGTTTTTAAGTCATCTGCTGCACCTAATCCGATGTAGTAAGGCCATTTAGAGAGACCTGTAGGACTAATATCATCTCCAGCCCACCCATTATGTGCTGGGTCTGAACTTATAATCATAGGAATACCCCATTTGCTTCTCTCAACTAAACCCTGGATATTGTTATTATATTTAACCTCATCCATTGGAGCTATTTCCATGTTATCATTAACATATCTTAGCCCGTTAGTTAATAAGGAAAAGGGAATAGAGGATGAAGTATCATCATATGTTCCATCGGCATTAATTCCTTCGATACCGTAATATAGTATATCTTCAGCTTCATTTTTAGTCATCTCGGTATTTCCAGACTCACCTAGCCAGTTTAACAGCCCTAGTCTTTCAGCAACACTCATTTGACTTACAAGATCAGTTGCTCTCTCTGTTGGAGTTAATCTCCAGTCCTCATATAGATCTAGTTTTTTATTTCCGTTGGAATCCTTAAACTCTAGACCGCTTTTTTTAATAATACTTTTTTCTGATCCTGTAGCTAGAATCGGACCTGTACCTTCGGTTGGTAGGTCAGGATTTTTAGCTAAATAATCTTGGTATAAACCAATTTCTGGTTGCTCACTGTAGATACTCTTCTCAAAATGATTTTTATTACAGCTTGTAACTGAAAAAATTAGTCCTATTGTACTTAAAACTACTATCAATCTCTTCACTCTATTGATACCTCCATTTTTTATATTAAAATCCTAGCATGAGAATTTGGAGACGACCATAAGCAGTAAGTTGTTGCCTTGTAACTTAAAGTTTATAGGTAAACTATAAGTTGTTACCCTGTAACAACTAGATGATGGCTGATAAATAAAACCCATGATATATTTAGCTTACAATTATGTTATTAGAGCCAAAATAATAAGGAGATATAGATGAAAAAGATTAAAAGTAAGAAACAGATGAGACGATCTTGGATTATTACTTTATCAGTAATTGTTGCAGTTACACTACTATTAAATGTAGTTATTAACATTTTTAGTGGTTATGCTGACCTTTATATAGGTAAGGGTAAGGCCATTATTACTGCTGCTGAAGGAACAGAGAACTGGGACAGCGAGTATTATACTTTAGATTATAAAAGTGAAGATGATCTTAAAGCTGCTGCTGGAAAGGTTGTAGAGGAGCTTGTGGCTGAAGGTGCGGTTTTATTAAAAAACAATGGAGTTCTTCCCTTAAAATCAACTTCTGCTAATAAGAAAAAAATAACACTTTTAGGTAGAGATAGTGTAGACTCTGTATTTGGTGGATCAGGTTCTGGTTCTGTAGATGTTTCAACAGTAATTGATCTAAAAACAGCCCTATTAAACTCCCATTATGATATAAATGAAGAGGTTTACTCTCTATTTGATAGTTTTGCATCATATAAAATGGGGCGAAATAGCTTTGGACAACCTGTTAAAAAGTATGATAACCCTAAGGCTGATATTGTTATGGATAAACCTGAAGTTTCTACCTATACAATTGGAGAGATGCCAGCTTCTTACTTTACAGAATCCGCAATTAATAGCTTTAAATCCTATAATGATGCGGCTATTATAACCTTTGGCCGTGGTGGTGGGGAAGGTGGTGACCTAACAAAGGATATGTATGGCTTTGATGATAATTACACTATAGGCCAACACCAGCTTGAACTAAATAAAGATGAAAAAGATCTATTAGAGATAGCTAAAGTTAATTTTGATAAGGTTATTGTTTTAATAAACTCAAGTACACCAATGGAGCTAGGAATTTTAGAAGATGACCCTAAAATTGATGCCGTTTTATGGATTGGTTCCCCAGGGCAAACTGGTTTTAATGCTGTTGGAGATATTTTAAATGGAACAGTTAACCCATCTGGTAAAACAGTAGATATATATGCTAGGGATTTTACCAAAGATCCTACCTTTGTAAACTTTGGAAACTATCAATACTCTAATATAAGTAGAAATAACTCCTATGGAGATGGTTTTTTTGTAGAGTATGAAGAGGGTATCTATATAGGTTACAAATATTATGAAACAGCTGCCTATGAAAACTTTATTAATTATGACAGCGCAGTTGTTTATCCCTTTGGATATGGTTTAAGTTATACAGAGTTTGACTGGGAAATTGTAAATAAAGAGTTAGGCAATGTTGACGGAAGTATTAAAATAGATGTTAAAGTTACAAATGTTGGAGATTATCCTGGTAAGGATGTAGTTGAGTTATTCTACTCTGCTCCATATACAAAGGGTGGAATTGAAAAATCATCAGTTGAGTTTGCAGATTTTGCTAAAACATCCCTGCTTAAACCAGGTGAATCTGAAACTTTAAGTCTTCAGCTATCTGTTGAGGATATGGCCTCCTATGATTATAAAGATAATAGGGCTTATGTTTTAGAAGAGGGTGAGTATAAACTAAGAGTACAAACCGACTCCCACAATAAAAAAATAGGTCTAGATGAGATTGTTTACACAGTTTTAAAAACTGTTGTCTATAACTCTAAAAACCCTAGAAATTCAGATGATTTAGTTGCAACTAACCAGTTTGATGATGTTTCTAAAGAGTTAAACTCTATGTCTAGAAGTGATTTTGAAGGAACTTTTCCCACAGCTCCAACTGCTGAGGACTTAAAGGCTAATAGTGCAGTTTTAGAAGCTTTTGCTCCATATTTTGTAGATGATCATATAGACTCTACCCAGAGTAAACCTGTGACAGGGGAGAAAAACGGTGTCTCTTTAATAAATATGAGAGGCTTAGATTTTGATGATCCTCTATGGGATACACTTCTTAATCAACTTACAACTGAAGAGATATTAGCTGTAACTATAAGCGCAGCGTATAATACAGGGGAGATTGAATCTGTTGGTAAACCTGCTACAGTAGACTTAGATGGTCCAGCTGGATTAAACTCCTTTATGGGTGCATCTTTACACGGAATTGCCTATCCTTCCGCTGTTGTTATCTCTTCATCATTTAACAAAGATTTAGCTTTTAAAATGGGTGAGATGTTAGGAAATGAAGGTCTATTCTACGGTGTAAATGGATGGTATGGACCTGCAGCTAATATTCATAGGTCTCCATTTGCTGGTAGAAACTTTGAGTACTACTCTGAGGATGGGGTATTATCTGGTAAAATAGCTGCTAAGGCAATTGAAGGGGCTGCAAGTAAGGGTGTTTACTCTTTTATGAAGCACTTTGCGTTAAATGATCAGGAGACAAACAGAACAAATAATGGAGTTTCAACCTGGGCAGATGAACAAGCTATAAGAGAGATATATTTAAAACCCTTCGAAATTGCGGTTAAAACAGCTAGAAATGAAATTAAATATATTTCAGATAAGGATGGAACTATATCACAAAAAGAAATTCCTGCTACAACAGCAATAATGAGTTCGTTTAATAGAGTTGGTGGTACTTGGGCCGGTGGTTCATCTGCACTTGTACAAACTGTATTAAGAGATGAGTGGGGATTTACAGGTTTTGTTTTAAGTGACTTTAACCTTTATAGTCATATGAATGCAAACCAAGGTTTAGCAGCAGGAACAGATTTACAGTTAACAATGACTGGAATGAAATCCTATGATGATGAAGATAGTGCCACTACGGCTAACTACTTAAGAAGAGCTGCCCATAGATTATTTTATACTGTTACCCATAGTAATGCTATGAACGGCATAATACCTGGTTCTACTGTAAAATTTACTACGGCTCCATGGAAAATTGGATTAATAGTTTTTAATATTATTATGTTGTTATTAATTGTATTAAAGACGATATCATATAGAAATAAAAGAAAGTCTCTTTAAATTATTCAATGAAAGGGCGGGATCCATAGGGTTCCATCCTTTCATTTTTTCTTTTATTTACAAATTAGAAGTTATCTATAATAATATTTTACATAGAGAGGAATATATAATGAAATTATTATCTGTAATAGTTCCATGTTATAACTCAGAGAGTTATATGGAATTTTGTTTAGACTCCCTTCTAGCTACAGAGAACAAAGATATTGAAATTATAGTAGTTAACGATGGATCAAAGGATAAAACAGGAGAGATTGCAGATAGTTATAGCTCTAGATTTCCAGACATTGTTAAAGTTATACATCAGGATAATGGAGGGCACGGAGAAGCTATAAACTCTGGTCTTAAATCTGCAACAGGTCTTTACTTTAAGGTTGTTGATAGTGATGATTGGGTTAATAGGGAAGCTTATAATAAAATCCTTGATACACTTAGTAGGTTTGATCAAGATGAAAATATTCTTGATTTAGTAATTAGCAACTTCGTATACGAAAAAGAGGGTGCTAAAAATAAAAAAACAATGAGTTATACTAAAATGCTTCCAAAGGGTAGGGTCTTTTCCTGGAATGATGTTAGAAGTATTAAACTTGGACAATATATATTAATGCACTCTGTTATATATAAGACAGAGCTTCTTAAACAAATAGATTTAAAACTTCCAAAACACACATTCTACGTGGACAATATTTTTGTTTATGTACCCCTAATTTATGTTAAAAAGATCTACTATGTGGATGTGGACTTTTATAGATATTTTATTGGAAGGGATGACCAGTCTGTTAATGAACAGGTCATGATTAGAAGAGTAGATCAACAAATTAGAGTAAATAAGATAATGCTCGAACATTATAAAAATGTTCTAGATAAAAAAACAGATCATAAGCTTAAAAGATATATGTATCACTACCTAGAGATAATGACAGCAATATCTAGTATATTGTTAATTAACTCTGGAACAGTAGAGGACTTAGAAAAGAAGAGATCTTTATGGAAACTAATAAAGGAGTTTGATGAACTTCTATATTATAAACTACGTACAAGATTTTTTGGTGTAATAGTAAATATCCCAGGTAAATTAGGTCGTAAAATCTCTGTTGGACTCTATCGAATATCCCAAAAAGCCGTAGGTTTTAATTAAGGCTACCACTCAACTTTTAGTTACCCCCCTGTAAACATATTGCTTATGGTTTTAATAGAATAACCATTATACAATTCTCCATAGATTATAAAGAGAAACTTTATGATTTCTAGATTATGCCTAGAAGAAGGGGGGCTCTTTTTTTAGGTATTACAAGAGATAAATAATCTTAGGTAGTAATAGGAGATTAAAATGAAATATCAAGAACTAATCGATAAGATGACAATAGATGAGAAAGTTTCCCTTTTATCTGGAAAGGACTTTTGGCAGACAAAGTCTATTGATCGTTTAAATATTCCTTCAATGTTTTTAGCAGATGGCCCTCATGGATTAAGAAAGCAGGCCGCAGATGCTGACCATTTAGGACTTAATGCGGGGATAGCTGCCACTTGTTTCCCTACATCAGCAACAATTGCTAATAGTTGGGATATTACATTAGGGGAGAGACTTGGGAGTGCATTAGGCCAAGAGGCACTATCTGAGGGTGTTAATATAATATTAGGCCCTGGGCTAAACATTAAAAGAAGTCCTCTGTGTGGAAGAAACTTTGAGTATTTTAGTGAGGATCCATACCTCTCTGGAAAGATGGCCTCAGGTTATATTAAAGGGATTCAGAAAGAGGGTATTGCAGCCTGTCCTAAGCACTTTGTTGCTAATAATCAAGAGTTATTTAGAATGATAAATGATTCTGTAATTGATAAGAGAACCCTATATGAAATCTACTTAACAGGATTTGAAATTGCTGTTAAAGAGGGTAATCCGAAGGCTATAATGTCGGCATATAATAAAATAAACGGTACCTACGCAAATGAGCACAAAGAGCTTTTAAACGATGTGTTAGTAGAAGATTGGGGATTTAAAGGTATTGTTGTATCCGACTGGGGTGGAAGTAATGAGCATATAGATGGAGTTGCTTCTGGAAGCCATTTAGAGATGCCATCCACAGGGGGAGATAGTGATAGAGAGTTACTCTGTGCAGTAAAAGATGGACTTTTAGATGAGGCTCTTTTAGATAAAAGAGTTAATGAGTACCTTGAAGTTCTTTTTGAAATACAAATTGAGGGAAAGCAACGTAAGGCTAATTTTGATCTCCACCACAATATTGCCCGAGAAGCTGCTGAGGCATCAATAGTACTTCTAAAAAATGATGCCCAGATACTTCCACTTAAAAGAGACCAAAAAGTAGGGATTATAGGTAGTTTTGCAGATAAGCCACGTTATCAGGGAGCTGGATCTAGTTTAGTTAATCCAGCTAGGTTAGAAAATACTCTAGATGAAATTAAAAATAGGGATCTAACCTTTGTTGGATATGAGAGTGGGGATGACATATTAAGGGCTAAAACTCTAGCAAGTAGTGTGGATGTGGTTCTTCTATACTTAGGTTTAGATGATGCTAGCGAAACAGAGGGGTTAGATAGGTCCCACCTAAATCTTATAGAGAAACAGATAGAACTTCTTGATAACTTAAGTTTAGAGAATAAAAATATTGTTGTTATTTTAAGTGGTGGATCAGCAATTCAGATGCCATGGTTAGATAAGTGTAAAGGTTTAATTCACGGTTATCTATCTGGACAGGCTGGGGCTAGTGCTATGCTTAATATTTTAACTGGGAAAGTTAATCCTAGTGGTAAATTAGCAGAGACATATCCTTTAGAGTTATGTGATACTCCTGTATATAACTACTACCCAGGAAAAGAGAAGAGTAGTGAGTATCGAGAGGCTCTATATGTTGGTTATAGGTATTACGATACAGGGAGTGTAGACGTTCTGTTCCCCTTCGGTTTTGGTCTTTCCTATACCACCTTTGAGTACTCAAACTTAGAGGTAAGTAGGGAGGGTGTTGTTTTTGCTATTACTAATATGGGTACGATAGATGGAAGTGAAATTGTTCAACTCTACATTGGAAAAGAGTCAAAAAATGTTTTTAGACCTAAAAAAGAGTTAAAAGGTTTCAAAAAAATATTCCTTAAAGCCGGGGAAAGTAAAGAGGTATCAATAGATTTTGATGATAAATCATTTAGATATTTTGATATAGAATCTAATCAATTTGAAGTAGAGAGTGGTGATTACAAAATTTATATAGCAGCATCCTCCACAGATATTAGATTAGAGGGAGGAATCGTTATTGATGGAACAAAAGAATCAGTTGTATACGATCCAATAAAATATAAGAAGTACTATCTAGGCGATATTAAAAAGGTTGATGATGATGAATTTTCATCCCTCTTAGGTCACGATATTCCTACTCCCTATTGGGATAGAGATCGGGATTTAGACCGTAATGATGCCATTGCCCAAATGGTGTATGCAAAAAGTGGTTTTGCCCGACTTATCCATAGGTTCCTAAGATTCCTAAAGGATAGATCTATAAAAAAAGGTAAGCCGGATTTGAACTTACTGTTTATATATCATGTTCCCTTTAGAGGTATCGAGAAGATGATGGGTGGTGTAGTAAATAAACAGATGGTTAACGCTCTACTAATTATTGTAAATGGCCACTTTTTTAAGGGTTGTAGGCTCTTTATTAAGGGATTTTTCAACTTAAAAAAACTTAACAAGGATACAAAAGAGAAATTAGTACATGCAGAAGAGTATATTAAGGAGAGTAAGTAAGTGTTAAACGCTATAAGAAAATTTAAAGAGAGCCACGCAAACGTATATGAATTTATTATGTTTAATCTACTAAGTAATATTGCTACAATTACAAACTTTACAGTGTTAAATATTAGTAGTAGTCTATTATTTAAAGGGTTTGCAGATAGGGACTTTCAGTTATGGATTTTTGATTATCCAGCTAAGAATGGTGGTTTAGGAAGTTTTATTTCATTTTTACTAGCATATGCTAGTGCACAAATAGTTAATTTTGTTGTACAGAGAAAATTAGTATTTAACTCTAACCACAAATTAAGAGCTGCTATTCCTATTTATGTATTAACAATACTTGTTGTATATGTAATTTGTCTCTATGTTCCTACCCTAGTAATGACACCTTTAACAGGGCTTGTTGGTAGTATATGGGCAACTAACTTAACCAATGCTATAAACATTTTTATTCAGGTAATAATTATCTATCCTGTTTTAAAGTTTGTTGTAATGAAAAAGGTTTAATTCATAAAGGAGAAAATATGAATATTCGAAAAACAATTGCGTTAGTCGCCCATGATAATAGGAAGCCTGATCTACTGGAGTGGGTAGATTATAACTGGCAAAGCCTTCAAGGACATAAGATAATATGTACCGGTACAACTGGGAGTCTTATCCAAGAGAAGTTTAATCAGAAGCTTAAAGGTTCTAAGGAAGTTGGTCCAGAGATTATACGTTTAAAAAGTGGACCTTTAGGTGGAGATCAACAACTAGGATCTTTAATATGTACAAATGAGATAGATATTATGATTTTTTTATGGGATCCTATGGAACCACAACCCCACGACGTTGATGTTAAAGCACTAGAGAGAATTGCAGTTTTATACAATATCCCATATGCCTCTAACAGAGCATCTGCAGACTTTTTAATATCTTCAGAACTGTTTAAAACCGGGTATAAGCCTAAGTTAAAGGATTATTCTAGCTATATAAATAGAAAGATCTAGTTATATTTTTTTAATAGCTTGCTACTTCAAACTATACATCTATGAAGTAGCAAGTTTAATTTTATTAATTACTATTTAGTGTAAAATGTGTCTCTTTTAGTTGTTTTATTATCTCTATTTTTTGTGGGCACTTATCTTCACATATTCCACACTCAACACAGGACGCTGCACTATTACCCTTCATCCAGTCTACCTT
Above is a genomic segment from Thiospirochaeta perfilievii containing:
- a CDS encoding glycoside hydrolase family 3 N-terminal domain-containing protein; the protein is MKRLIVVLSTIGLIFSVTSCNKNHFEKSIYSEQPEIGLYQDYLAKNPDLPTEGTGPILATGSEKSIIKKSGLEFKDSNGNKKLDLYEDWRLTPTERATDLVSQMSVAERLGLLNWLGESGNTEMTKNEAEDILYYGIEGINADGTYDDTSSSIPFSLLTNGLRYVNDNMEIAPMDEVKYNNNIQGLVERSKWGIPMIISSDPAHNGWAGDDISPTGLSKWPYYIGLGAADDLKTTKIFGETVAAEMRMAGHQMLLGPQADIATDPRWARISQVIHSNGDLTAKHIKVLIQAMQGGSELKPWGMATTVKHIPGSGSVEEGMDSHTEAGKYSLFPGNNLEEHLKPFIAAVEAGAAATMACYSIIDVEEYKDIVNGKPIDEGAAFSTKIMTDLLKTRIGFKGAVLSDWGIGTSSPWGHENIKEKPEILAEMLNAGTYQYGGKDFTELWKEAFEFGLISEDVINTAATRALELQFKLGLFENPYINLDIAEKFWDPNGPLYKERNDAAESAMKKAMTLVKSIDVAENSPILPINGTDETYINAVDLNGNGKVDVYFDSAYPNADSGQGKSKAVSTDSQYLNINFVDNIKDADVAITRIFSRGATYFGTTGATPLNYDDPVYVYDRENKTYTDELVKVTTNPGEAYGNFGPWVFDDWSNLTGSGMIGQGYMTYLGYSDSKAALERALKAKAGNPDLKVIIGMTDSRPGIISGFLDDIDGMIIDFAATDKAFLDVVFFQGGNKPEGRLPFEIPSTWESLSQQLGDVPNDTPNPTFETGYGLNYPSIGGYGG
- the glf gene encoding UDP-galactopyranose mutase, which encodes MKEYDFLIVGSGLYGAVLGHELKRAGKKCLVIDKREHIGGNIYTEKSHDIYVHKYGAHIFHTNNKSVWHYINRFSEFNRYINSPIANYNGEIYNLPFNMNTFYQMWGVSKPEDAKKIIEDQQKSDFFDNPKNLKEQAINLVGKDIYKKLIEGYTQKQWGRPCEELPTFIIKRLPVRYTYDNNYFNSKYQGIPEYGYTKIIESMLEGIEVKLNTDYLEKREYWDNIATKVIYTGPIDGYFDYKLGALEYRKVSFDTKVLDKSNFQGNAVVNYTDSQTPYTRIIEHKHFNFIESDKTVISYEYSDEWSIGDEPYYPVNDEKNNMLYLRYKELGDRIENLIFGGRLGEYKYYDMDVTIESALKKAKELI
- a CDS encoding beta-glucosidase family protein, which codes for MGKLKYIELIDKMTLEEKASLMSGKDYWQSQDIEHLGIFSMFLADGPHGIRKQAVSSQQMGLNRGIPATCYPTEATVANSWNEDLGEWVGSYLGKEAVSQKVNVLLGPGLNMKRNPLCGRNFEYFSEDPFLAGKLAAAYVRGIQSQGISACVKHFCAKNQEERSMSIDTIIDERALREIYLTAFEIAVKEGSTKALMSSYNKLNGTYTNENTHIMLDILRGEWDYSGCVITDWGGSNDRVKGLIAGNELEMPSNNGETDRIIVNAVKSGELDEAILDSCVDRLLDLTFTTEKIFDKGHVSFDIEKHHRISQKMAEESIVLLKNDEGILPINFDKKVAVIGDFARDARYQGSGSSRVNPTILDSTLECFDESGIRSVGYAPGFKRYGQCSKKLMKEACDLATKANVVLLYLGLDEATETQGLDRTSMSLPRNQVDLLEQLYSVNKNIVVILSSGAAIEMPWIGMAKGLLHGYLGGQAGARAILRVISGDVNPSGKLAETYPINYIDVPSSTNFPGKEVSVEYRESLFIGYRYFDTNNIDVLFPFGFGLSYTTFEYSNLRVEEDCVLFDVTNSGAYPGMEICQLYIGCESKLIFRPKKELKGFKKIFINPGDTKRVRIPFDDKTFRYFNIKTDSWEIESSNYNVFIGASISDIRLTGSLYVLGTDAPLPYNSVDLPSYFNGRVGNVSSSEFEKLLGYKPPESKWDRKKDLEYNDTLSQCRYARSLLARFAYWCIVFTHWFLKKISRRNEANLIMMSVYNMPFRGIARMTGGSISMGMLDGILLIVNGHFFKGINKFLKERKKNR